CGCGGGTGCACATCTCCTCGATGACCTGCGCTGCGTGCGAGACGAGGAAGATCGTGCCGGCCTGCTCGCGGATCTTCCTCATCCGCTCGTCGCTGCGGGCCTTCGTCGCCGCGTCACCCGTGGCGAGAGCCTCGTCGATGAGCAGGATGTCGGGCTGAGCAGCAGCCGCGATGGCGAAGCGCAGCCGCGCCCCCATACCCGAGGAGTACGTCTTCATCGGCCGGTGGATCGCCGGCCCGAGGGCCGCGAGCTCGAGCACGTCGGGCACGGCGGCCTCCGCCTCCTTGGGCGTCAGGCCCATGGCGAGCAGGCCGAGGCGCACGTTGCGGCCGCCCGTGAGCTCCGGCTGCAGCGCGGCGTTGACCCCGAGGAAGGTCGGGGTGCTCGTCGCGAGGACGGAGCCCGAGGTCGGCGGCTCGAGACCGGCGATGATCCGCAGGAGCGTCGACTTGCCCGAGCCGTTGTGGCCGAGGATGCCGATCGTCTCCCCCCGGCGGGCGACGAGGCTCACGCCCCTGAGCGCGTGCACCCGGGTCGCCCGTCGCCAGAGGCGTCGGCGGTGGCCGTCGTCCTCCTCGGCATTGACCCGATATGTCATCCGCACGTCCTGGACGACGACGCTCGCGTCGGTGATGAGCGGGTCACTCACGGCCGTAGTGCTCCTCTCCGTGCCAGAAGAAGAGGAACCCGAAGAGCGGCGTGATGATGGCCCACGCGGCGAGGACGACCCACAGCCGCAGGTCTCCGGGCTGTGAGTAGAGCAACAGGTCACGTGAGATCTCGAGGACGCAGTACAGGGGATTGAGCTGCGAGATGGCCATGACGAGCGGGTGACCGTCGCTGATCTTCTCGATGGAGAACATCACACCCGAGCCGTACATCCAGATCCGGCTGATGAAGGAGACGGCGACCTTGGCGTCCGGGACGAGCGCACCGAAGCGGGCGGCGTAGAGGGCCAGGCCGGTGTTGAAGAGGGTCTGCAGGAGGAAGACGACGGGGAAGAGCAGCCACCACCACGAGAGCTGCGCGCGGGGCGGGATCGCGAGGATGAGCACGACCATCGTCGCGATGACGGGGAAGGTCGACAGGGTCTCGCGCAGGGTCCCCGCCAGCGGGATGACGGCCCGGGGGAAGGCGAAGGTGCGGATGAGGTTCTTGCCGCTCTGGATCGCCGACAGGCCGCCGGTCAGGCACCTGGAGGTGTAGCCGAAGAGGAAGATGCCGATGAGCAGGAACCCGACGAAGTTGTCGATCCCGTCTCGGGCGCCGAAGACGATGCCGAAGATGACGAAGTAGGTGAGCCCGTCGAGCAGCGGCCGGCCGATGAGCCAGAGGTTGCCGAGCAGGTAGTCCTTGTTGGAGGTGGCGCTCTTGGCCCGGGAGTCGGCGACGATGAAGGCCCGCCGGCGCCACAGCTCCGCGAGGTAGGTGGGCAGCGAAGGGCGTCGCCCGACGGGGACGAGCCCTCGCACGTCGACGTACTCCGTCGACACGGGCTGTCCCTCGATCTGCGCCTGCACCGACGTCATCCGCTCACCTCCGCACCCACCAGTGTGTCGTACAGACCGGCGTACCTGTGCGTCAGGGCGGTCCACGTCCGGGTCTCGGCGAAGGCCCGGCCCCGCAGGCCGAGGTCGGCGCGCAGCGTCTCGTCGCCGGCGAGGCGCACGAGAGCCCGGGCGAGGTCCTCGGGGTCCTCGGGTCGCACGAGCAGGCCGCTGCCGGGGGTCTCGACGATCTCGGCGAGTGCGGGCAAGTCGCTCGCGACGACGGGGCGCCCCACGGCCATCGCCTCGATCGGCTTGAGCGGCGTGACGGTGCGGGCGACGTCGACGTCGCGGCGCGGCACGGTGAAGACGTCGAGGGCCTGGTGCCACAGTCGCGCGGTGCCCCGAGAGACCCGCCCCGGGAGGACGACGTGCTCGGCGAGTCCGAGGCTCTGCACCTGGTCCACGAGTGCCGGGCGCGCGACGCCGTCGCCGACGATCGCTCCGCGCACGTCGACCCCGGCCTCGCGGGCCAGGGCGATGGCGTCGACGAGGGTCGACAGGCCCTCGTAGCCGACGATCGACGAGACGGTACCGACCCAGACCCCGTCCTCCGGCAGCTCGAGGCGACGACGGGCCAGGTGCGCGGGCGGCGCGTCGACGAGCAGCGTCGCGTCGACAGCATTGGGCACGATGGTGATCCGGTCGGAGGGCACCCCGCGCTCGACGAGGTCGTCGCGCAGGGCCTCGGAGAGGGTGACGACGGCGTCGGCCGCGCACGCCATCTCGATCTCGCGGGCCCGCCACAGCGCATACCGCTCGCTCGCGAGTGCGACGGCGTCGGAGCCGTCGGGGCGCGAGGTCGCCCACGTCTTCTCCAGCTGCCCCCGCACCTCGTAGACCCACGGGACGCCGAGCGCGGAGGCGGCCGCCTGGGCGACGAGGGCATTGGGGTAGTGCGTCGTCGCGTGCAGCACCTCGGTGCGCGAGCGCGCCCCGAGGTCGACGACGCCGCGGGCCCACAGCCCGAGCCGGTCCTCGAGCATCTCGGGCAGCCGGGGCGCGAGCACCCGGTGGTAGGGCACCCCGTCGACGAAGTCGGTGTGCTGCGCCCCCGGGACCCCAACGGTCACGGGGTAGCCGGGCCGGGTGATGGCCCGCGCCCGGATGCCGGCCGCCGTCTGCGCCTGGAGGATCGCGTGGCTGCGCAGGGCGTACCCGGAGCCGGTGTGCGGGAGCGAGTTGGTGAGCAGGTGGGTGACGCTGCGGCGGCGGGCCCGCTCACGCCGGCCCGGCGTCGGGGGCACGGCGAGACGGTGCCCCGGGGTGAGGAGCCGGCGCTCGGACCGCAGCCGCTCGGCCTGGCGCCGGTCGCCACCGCGGTCGCTCGACGAGAGCGCGTCGATCGCCCCCGAGATCTCGCCGTCGGACCACAGGGCGCGTGAGCGCAGCCTCCCTTCGCCCGCGGTCGTGCCCGAGACGATGAGCTCGAGCTCGTCGCGCAGGCGCGAGGGACGGGCCCGCTCGAGCAGGGAGCGGGCCTGCTCCGGCCGGTCGGCGAGCACGTGCCCGAGGGCGGCCGTCGTCGGGCTCGAGCCGAGCCGGGCAAGCGGTCCGGCGACGCGGTCACGGATCCGGCCGGGCAGCCGGCGCATGACGAGGACGCCGAAGGAGATCGGGTCGTCGCCGACGTGCTCCACGGCCGTGGCCGCGAGGAGCGAGGCGTTGTCGGTGAGGGCGGCGAGGCGCTGCCCGGCGCTGACCCCGCGCTGCCCCACGGCGACGTGGAGCTCGCCGAGCAGGCCGAGGTACTGCTCGCCCGTGATCGGGCGGCGGGCGTGCAGGTCGACCCAGCTCTTGGCCCGGGGCGAGGGCGCCGGCGGGTGCGGGGCACGGGCGAGCCGCACCCAGAGGTCGGCGAGGGCGCGCGCGTCGCCCGCGGGCACGACGTCACCGGCACCGGCGTCACCGATGACGTCCGCGGCCTCGCCCGAGACGCTCGCGCTGATGTGCATGCCGGCGTCCATGAGCTCGTAGACCTTGGAGGGGATGGTCAGCTCCAGCCCCGGCCAGGCGCGCAGCATGACGAGCGCGGTGTCGGCCCAGGCGTAGTGGTCCGGCACCTCGGTGCGCGGGACAATGCCGAGCAGCTCGACGTCGACGCCGGCCGCGGCCGCCTCCTGCTGGACGAGGGCCCGCCCGGCACCGCCGCCGACGACCCGCAGGCGCACGGTGACCCCGGCCTGCGCGGCCAGTCGGGCGGCCTCGACGGCCGTCTCGAGACCCTGCGCGCGGCCGACGGTGCCGACGTAGACGACCCGCAGCTCACCCTCGAGCGGACGCGTCGGCAGCTCGAGCGGGGCCTCGAAGGGGTGCGAGGCGTTGCGCACGACCCGCACGTGGCGAAACCGGCGCTCGCGCAGTCGCTCGGCAAAGGAGTGGGTCGTCGTCACGACGACCGACGCCCGGCGCTGCAGGACGCTCGTGCCCACCGCGGCGACCCGGGCGAGCGAGCGCTTGACGTGCTGGCGGCCGGTGACCCGCTCCCCGTCCCAGCGGTCGATGACGGCGAGGAGGTCGGGCCAGGCGTCGCGCATCTCGAGCACGAGCGGGCGGCGCATGAGGCGGGAGACGACGACACCCGAGATGAGAGAAGGGAGCGCCGGGACGGTCGTGATGACGACGTCCGGCCGCGCGTCCCCGGCGAACCGTCGGGCCAGCCAGACGGAGTGGGCCGCACCGATGACCTGGTCGGTGAGCAGCGACCAGACCGAGCCGGTCGTCGTGCGGTAGGCCGCCCGGTGGACGACCTCGCCGTGCGAGCCGCCGTGGACCGTCCCCGCGACGAGACCGGCGGCCTCGGGCCAGACCCGGCCGCTCGGGTAGTGGGGCACCGGGGTGATGACGGCGACGTCGTGGCCGTTGGCGGTGAACCACTCGACGAGGCCCTCCCAGCGCTGCTGCGGGGCACCCATCTCCGGCGGGTAGTGATGGGTCAGCAGGAGGACGCGCACGCCACCTCCCCGACAGTCATGGGCGACATTGTGCCCGACGCACGCACGTGCCCTGCGCACCTCCGGGACGTGTCCATCCAACACATGAACACCAGTTTGGACATCCATAACTTCTCGTTATGCTCCGAGGGTTCCGTCCGAAGAGAGGTTCCCTCGTGCCCACTGCTGCCCCACAGGCCGCCCTGACGCACCTCGACGTCCTCGAGTCCGAGTCGATCCACATCATCCGTGAGGTCGCCGCAGAGTTCGAGCGCCCCGTCCTGATGTTCTCCGGCGGCAAGGACTCGATCGTCATGCTCCGGCTGGCCGAGCGAGCCTTCGCGCCGGCCAAGATCCCCTTCGGTCTGCTCCAGGTCGACACCGGATTCGACTTCCCCGAGGTCCTGGCCACCCGCGACCGCTGGGTCGAGCGACTGGGGATCGACCTGCACGTCGCGTCAGTCGACCAGGCCATCGCCGACGGCATCGTCATCGATGACGGCAAGACCTCGCGCAACCGCCTGCAGATCGGCACCCTGCTGCACGCCATCGAGGAGCGCGGCTACACGGCTGCCTTCGGCGGAGGGCGGCGTGACGAGGAGAAGGCCCGCGCCAAGGAGCGCATCTACTCCCATCGCGACGACTTCGGCCAGTGGGACCCCAAGAACCAGCGGCCCGAGCTGTGGTCGCTGTACAACGGTCGCATCCACGAGGGCGAGCACATGCGCGTCTTCCCGCTGAGCAACTGGACCGAGCTCGACATCTGGCAGTACATCGGTCGGGAGCAGCTCGACATCCCCGAGATCTACTACTCGCACCAGCGGCGGGTCTTCGAGCGGGACGGGATGCTGCTCACCGCGAGCGAGCACAACCCCCTTCGCCCCGGAGAGGTCGCGAGCGAGCGCACCGTGCGCTTCCGCACCGTCGGCGACCTCACGCTCACCGGCTGCGTCGAGTCCACCGCCGGCACCGTCGAGGAGATCATCGACGAGATCTCCATCGCCCGCCTGACCGAGCGGGGCGCCACCCGTGGCGACGACCGGTTCAGCGAGGCCGCCATGGAAGACCGCAAGAAGGAAGGGTACTTCTGATGAGTGCCGACACCCTGACCACTACCGACCCTTCGAGGCTCGTCGCTGGCGCTCCTAGCACCTCAGGGAGCGGGGTATCCACGGACCTCGACCTTGGCCTGCTGCGCGTCGCCACGGCCGGGTCCGTCGACGACGGCAAGTCGACCCTCATCGGGCGCCTGCTGCTCGACAGCAAGGCGATCTTCGAGGACCAGCTCGAGGCCGTCGAGGCGACGAGCAAGGCCAAGGGGCATGATCACACCGATCTGGCGCTGCTGACCGACGGGCTGCGCAGCGAACGCGAGCAGGGCATCACCATCGATGTGGCCTACCGCTACTTCGCGACCCCGCGTCGCAAGTTCATCCTCGCCGACACCCCCGGGCACGCGCAGTACACGCGCAACATGGTCACCGGCGCCTCGACTGCCGATCTCGGGCTTGTCCTCGTCGATGCGCGCCACGGGCTCACCGAGCAGTCGCGCCGGCACACCGTGCTCCTGTCGCTGCTACAGGTCCCGCACATCACCCTCGTGGTCAACAAGATGGACCTCGTCGACTACGACGAGGCCGTCTACACGCAGATCCGCGACGACTTCCTCACCTTCGCCGAGCAGCTCGAGGTCCCGGCCGTCGCGACCTTCCCCATCAGTGCGCTTGCCGGGGACAATGTCGTCGCGACCAGCGACGCGATGCCGTGGTACACGGGGACGAGCCTGCTCGAGCACCTCGAGACCGCCGAGAACGCGGACCTCTTCGAGTCGAAGGGAGCCCGCTTCCCCGTGCAGTACGTCATCCGCCCGCAGCAGGGAGAGCACCGGGACTACCGCGGATACGCCGGCCGCGTGGAGGCCGGGACCTTCACCGTCGGGCAGGAGGTCGTCGTCCTGCCCAGTGGTGTGCGCACGAGCATCGCCGGCATCGACACCCTTGATGCCACGCACGACCAGGCCCTGACGGGTCAGTCCGTCACCCTGCGCCTCGCCGACGAGGTCGACGTCTCACGTGGTGACCTCATCGCAGACGCCGAGCATGCACCCGAGGTCACCCGCGAGGTCACCGCCACGATCTGCTGGATGACGACGGGCGCGCTCCACAGCCGACAAAAGCTGCTCCTCAAGCACACCACCCGCACCGTAAAGGCCGTCGTCGACGGCCTGGGTGCACGCTTGGACGTCAACACCCTCGAGCGGGACGGCGAGGCCAGCGAGCTCGGCCTCAACGAGGTCGGGACCGTCTCCCTACGACTGTCGCAGCCGCTCGCCGTCGACGCCTATGCGACCCACCGGGCCACAGGGTCTTTCATCCTCATCGATCCGGCAACGGGCAATACCGTCGGTGCCGGGATGATCTCTAGCACCCACGGGGTCGAGTACACGATCTGATCGGTCAGCGACGCAGCGCGCGACGGATCCGCACCCACAGGACCTGTCGCGGGCTGTGGTACGGCACGCGGTGTGTGTCTGCCCAGAACCGCGCGATGTCGGGGCTCAGTGTCAGCTGCTGCCAGATGACCCGGGGCGCTTGGTGGGGCGCTCGGAGCAGGATGTCGAGAACGAGTTCGAGGCCACCGTTGCGAGCGCCCCGTCGCAGCCAGCGTCGGTAGCCCGCGGGGACGGGACCAGTGGCCGACGGTCCTCCGAGGCCCTCGATGAGCAGCGTGGCGGTGTGACGCGAACCGATGGTCTCCGAAGCCCGCGCCACCTCGCTGACGTCAACCGGGACGGCAGACTCGACCACCCTGCTGACCGCCGCCTTGCGACGATCCCGGGCCAGCGCCTTGATCGCGTTGAGCGCCTCGATGATCAGTGCATCCGGGACCCCGACGGTGTGCACCGGCTGGCCAGCCAGCACGACCTCGACACGGCGCGACCACAGGTGCTCGAAGGCGTCGTCGGCCAGCATCCCCGAGAAGTGATGGTGCAGGTCCAGCGTGGCCGGGAAGCGCTCATGTCTGAAGGTCGTGGAGTAGATGATGTCGTCGAGTGCCGGGGGAAACCAGTGACTGATGATCGACCAGCCAGCGCTCGCCAAGGTCTCGGTGGCCACTGCGCGGTCGCCAGCCGCAACCATCAGGTCGATGTCGTTGCTCTGTCTCGGCCTACGCACACCCAGCTCGACGAAGGCCGGCCCCTTGATCACCAACGAGCGGATGCCTGCCGCTGACAGCAGCCGCTGCAGGTGCACCGTGCCCAGCGGGACGGCCTCGGCGAGGGTCAGCGGCTCACTCACGTAGCGACCTCGATCAGGCCGGCCGCACTGATGCTGCGGACGAACTCGTCCCGAAGGTCCTCCCCTTCGTCCTCGACGAGGTCGGTCGCGAGCGCGAGCAGCTCGGCCTCCGAGTGGGGTTCGTCCGCGATGGCCTTCCACAGCTCCGCGAAGGGGGTCGGCACGATCATCGGCTGCGCCAGCGGGTCGCGGGTATCGATGAGCGCGACGCGTTGGGGCTCGGCCGCCACCCAGGCGATGCCGTCGGCGACGCGCCAGCGAGTCATCCTGCGTGGGCAGCCACGGCAGCGGCGACAGCCTCGGCAACGCCCTCCTGGAAGACCGGCGGGACGATGCAGTCGACGGTCGGCTCCGCGACGAGGTCGGCGATGGCGCGGGCCGCGGCCAGCTTCATCTCCTCGCTGATCTGCACTCCCCCGGCGTCGAGCGCCCCGCGGAAGATCCCCGGGAAGGCCAGCACGTTGTTGATCTGATTGGGGAAGTCACTACGACCCGTCGCGACGATCGACGCGTACTTGTGCGCGATGTCGGGGTGCACCTCGGGCGTCGGGTTGGCCAGGGCGAAGATCATCGGACCCTCGGCCATCGCCGCGACCTGCTCCTCGGGCACCGTGCCGCCGGAGACGCCGATGTAGACGTCGGCGCCCTTGAGCGCGTCGCCCATCGTCCCGGTCTTGCCCGTGACATTGGTCGTCGCCGCGAGCATCTCCTTGTGCGCCACCAGGTCGTTGCGGTGTTTGCCGATGATACCGCGCGAGTCACACACGACGACATCG
The genomic region above belongs to Janibacter limosus and contains:
- a CDS encoding ABC transporter ATP-binding protein: MSDPLITDASVVVQDVRMTYRVNAEEDDGHRRRLWRRATRVHALRGVSLVARRGETIGILGHNGSGKSTLLRIIAGLEPPTSGSVLATSTPTFLGVNAALQPELTGGRNVRLGLLAMGLTPKEAEAAVPDVLELAALGPAIHRPMKTYSSGMGARLRFAIAAAAQPDILLIDEALATGDAATKARSDERMRKIREQAGTIFLVSHAAQVIEEMCTRAIWLHEGQIISDGPAEQTARAYRWWAWCEAQGDTDKARGVLEGTIARHTPARVSLAEPRGRRARRKATS
- a CDS encoding ABC transporter permease, with the translated sequence MTSVQAQIEGQPVSTEYVDVRGLVPVGRRPSLPTYLAELWRRRAFIVADSRAKSATSNKDYLLGNLWLIGRPLLDGLTYFVIFGIVFGARDGIDNFVGFLLIGIFLFGYTSRCLTGGLSAIQSGKNLIRTFAFPRAVIPLAGTLRETLSTFPVIATMVVLILAIPPRAQLSWWWLLFPVVFLLQTLFNTGLALYAARFGALVPDAKVAVSFISRIWMYGSGVMFSIEKISDGHPLVMAISQLNPLYCVLEISRDLLLYSQPGDLRLWVVLAAWAIITPLFGFLFFWHGEEHYGRE
- a CDS encoding glycosyltransferase, producing the protein MRVLLLTHHYPPEMGAPQQRWEGLVEWFTANGHDVAVITPVPHYPSGRVWPEAAGLVAGTVHGGSHGEVVHRAAYRTTTGSVWSLLTDQVIGAAHSVWLARRFAGDARPDVVITTVPALPSLISGVVVSRLMRRPLVLEMRDAWPDLLAVIDRWDGERVTGRQHVKRSLARVAAVGTSVLQRRASVVVTTTHSFAERLRERRFRHVRVVRNASHPFEAPLELPTRPLEGELRVVYVGTVGRAQGLETAVEAARLAAQAGVTVRLRVVGGGAGRALVQQEAAAAGVDVELLGIVPRTEVPDHYAWADTALVMLRAWPGLELTIPSKVYELMDAGMHISASVSGEAADVIGDAGAGDVVPAGDARALADLWVRLARAPHPPAPSPRAKSWVDLHARRPITGEQYLGLLGELHVAVGQRGVSAGQRLAALTDNASLLAATAVEHVGDDPISFGVLVMRRLPGRIRDRVAGPLARLGSSPTTAALGHVLADRPEQARSLLERARPSRLRDELELIVSGTTAGEGRLRSRALWSDGEISGAIDALSSSDRGGDRRQAERLRSERRLLTPGHRLAVPPTPGRRERARRRSVTHLLTNSLPHTGSGYALRSHAILQAQTAAGIRARAITRPGYPVTVGVPGAQHTDFVDGVPYHRVLAPRLPEMLEDRLGLWARGVVDLGARSRTEVLHATTHYPNALVAQAAASALGVPWVYEVRGQLEKTWATSRPDGSDAVALASERYALWRAREIEMACAADAVVTLSEALRDDLVERGVPSDRITIVPNAVDATLLVDAPPAHLARRRLELPEDGVWVGTVSSIVGYEGLSTLVDAIALAREAGVDVRGAIVGDGVARPALVDQVQSLGLAEHVVLPGRVSRGTARLWHQALDVFTVPRRDVDVARTVTPLKPIEAMAVGRPVVASDLPALAEIVETPGSGLLVRPEDPEDLARALVRLAGDETLRADLGLRGRAFAETRTWTALTHRYAGLYDTLVGAEVSG
- the cysD gene encoding sulfate adenylyltransferase subunit CysD → MPTAAPQAALTHLDVLESESIHIIREVAAEFERPVLMFSGGKDSIVMLRLAERAFAPAKIPFGLLQVDTGFDFPEVLATRDRWVERLGIDLHVASVDQAIADGIVIDDGKTSRNRLQIGTLLHAIEERGYTAAFGGGRRDEEKARAKERIYSHRDDFGQWDPKNQRPELWSLYNGRIHEGEHMRVFPLSNWTELDIWQYIGREQLDIPEIYYSHQRRVFERDGMLLTASEHNPLRPGEVASERTVRFRTVGDLTLTGCVESTAGTVEEIIDEISIARLTERGATRGDDRFSEAAMEDRKKEGYF
- a CDS encoding sulfate adenylyltransferase subunit 1, whose amino-acid sequence is MSADTLTTTDPSRLVAGAPSTSGSGVSTDLDLGLLRVATAGSVDDGKSTLIGRLLLDSKAIFEDQLEAVEATSKAKGHDHTDLALLTDGLRSEREQGITIDVAYRYFATPRRKFILADTPGHAQYTRNMVTGASTADLGLVLVDARHGLTEQSRRHTVLLSLLQVPHITLVVNKMDLVDYDEAVYTQIRDDFLTFAEQLEVPAVATFPISALAGDNVVATSDAMPWYTGTSLLEHLETAENADLFESKGARFPVQYVIRPQQGEHRDYRGYAGRVEAGTFTVGQEVVVLPSGVRTSIAGIDTLDATHDQALTGQSVTLRLADEVDVSRGDLIADAEHAPEVTREVTATICWMTTGALHSRQKLLLKHTTRTVKAVVDGLGARLDVNTLERDGEASELGLNEVGTVSLRLSQPLAVDAYATHRATGSFILIDPATGNTVGAGMISSTHGVEYTI
- a CDS encoding nucleotidyltransferase family protein, coding for MSEPLTLAEAVPLGTVHLQRLLSAAGIRSLVIKGPAFVELGVRRPRQSNDIDLMVAAGDRAVATETLASAGWSIISHWFPPALDDIIYSTTFRHERFPATLDLHHHFSGMLADDAFEHLWSRRVEVVLAGQPVHTVGVPDALIIEALNAIKALARDRRKAAVSRVVESAVPVDVSEVARASETIGSRHTATLLIEGLGGPSATGPVPAGYRRWLRRGARNGGLELVLDILLRAPHQAPRVIWQQLTLSPDIARFWADTHRVPYHSPRQVLWVRIRRALRR